TTCCTGGTAATCTGGTTAAATAAACCGTAGGTATGAGTAACGAGTAAAATGTACAGGAGTGATTCTTTTACAGACGTTAACGGAAAAACAGGAATATTGAGTTTTTTATGCTCATTAACATAATATTTATAAACGTTTTTTTCTTTCAGCTTTATTCTTTTTACGGTCATCGCGTTAATATGATGTTTCTTTTCTGGCCGCGTATTTTTAACTTTATCGAGGCTGGCAATGTTTTTTAAATTAGCCTTGGTCATATCGGCGATTTTGCCCGGTGATTCTACCGTACTCAGCGTATCGGATAGATAGCGATTATGCTGATAAATAGACCAGGTGCCCATATGCACTTTTGGATCGCGACTCAGCACATCAAGTACAAAACAGCGATCTTCTGAATGATGCATGGTTTCATCAAAGCGAAATTCGCCAATGGCACTGCGTTTGAAAAAGCGGTTCCATACGGTATTCAGACAGTTATTATTGCCAAAATAGTTAAAATCCTGCAAAAACTGTGCGCTGCTCATCTGGCCAGTCGGCGAGAATTTTTTCTCTTCGGCACGATTTTCCCAGGTAAAAAACAGTCGATAAGGAAACACTAACATTTCAGCATCCAGCGTTCCCAGCTCATTGACTGCCTTAGCAGCGTCGGGCAGGATCAAGTCATCCGGATCGCAGAACCAGACGTAATCGGACGAAGCATGCTTCAGCCCTTCATTACGAGCGGAAGAGACACCGCCATTTATCTTATTAATCAGATAAAAATTATCGACGGCCAGTTCGGTAATTTTGGTCTGAATGCTATTTGCACTGTCATCAGTGGAACC
The sequence above is drawn from the Duffyella gerundensis genome and encodes:
- a CDS encoding glycosyltransferase family 2 protein, giving the protein MNIPQKKLDIICPVYNKQDLVKDFIRSAMVLPADKVNIILVNDGSTDDSANSIQTKITELAVDNFYLINKINGGVSSARNEGLKHASSDYVWFCDPDDLILPDAAKAVNELGTLDAEMLVFPYRLFFTWENRAEEKKFSPTGQMSSAQFLQDFNYFGNNNCLNTVWNRFFKRSAIGEFRFDETMHHSEDRCFVLDVLSRDPKVHMGTWSIYQHNRYLSDTLSTVESPGKIADMTKANLKNIASLDKVKNTRPEKKHHINAMTVKRIKLKEKNVYKYYVNEHKKLNIPVFPLTSVKESLLYILLVTHTYGLFNQITRK